One genomic window of Gemmatimonadales bacterium includes the following:
- a CDS encoding DoxX family protein — MSSSSNASSRNTKALWAVQIILAALFLFAGGMKEATPAATLARMAPLPVGFLRFIGAMEFLGALGLILPGALRIRRELTPIAATGLSIIMAGAVIVTLAIGGGAMAVTPFVVGVLTVLVARGRRGWIALRLDAVHSTGQFAN, encoded by the coding sequence ATGTCGTCCTCATCCAATGCTTCAAGCCGCAACACCAAGGCGCTCTGGGCGGTCCAGATCATCCTCGCTGCCCTCTTCCTCTTTGCCGGTGGAATGAAGGAAGCGACCCCTGCTGCCACTTTGGCGCGGATGGCGCCACTTCCGGTGGGATTCCTCCGTTTCATCGGCGCCATGGAGTTCCTCGGCGCCCTGGGGCTGATCCTCCCGGGTGCGCTCCGGATCCGTCGTGAGTTGACCCCGATCGCGGCAACTGGGCTCTCGATCATCATGGCCGGTGCGGTGATCGTCACTCTCGCCATCGGCGGCGGTGCGATGGCGGTGACGCCGTTCGTCGTCGGAGTGCTGACGGTTCTGGTCGCTCGTGGGCGCCGGGGATGGATCGCTTTGCGCCTCGATGCGGTTCATTCCACGGGGCAGTTCGCCAACTGA
- a CDS encoding PadR family transcriptional regulator has product MAGSDLFTGSLDLLVLKAVTWGPRHGYAIARWLREQTGETLPIHEGVLYPALHRLERKGWLDEEWGATESNREAKFYRITPAGRAALRVETARWRAYTQVMNTALAAQHGP; this is encoded by the coding sequence ATGGCTGGCTCCGATCTCTTCACCGGTTCGCTCGATCTGCTCGTCCTCAAGGCGGTGACGTGGGGGCCGCGCCACGGATACGCGATTGCCCGGTGGCTGCGGGAACAGACCGGCGAGACGCTGCCGATCCACGAAGGGGTCCTCTACCCTGCGCTCCATCGCCTCGAACGGAAGGGATGGCTCGACGAGGAGTGGGGGGCGACCGAGTCGAACCGCGAGGCGAAGTTCTACCGGATCACCCCGGCGGGGCGCGCCGCGCTCCGAGTCGAGACGGCGCGATGGCGCGCATACACCCAGGTGATGAACACCGCGCTCGCCGCGCAACACGGGCCGTGA
- a CDS encoding ABC transporter permease, which yields MKRRFDWPHGRDQVNQDVDRELSFHLDERRRELIAAGASPDDADRAARDEFGDRASIESEVRTLRRDTVRARLRRNWWDDVGQDLRIAVRSLRRAPGFTVVALLTLALGIGANSAVFSVVNGVLLRPLPYPAAGQLVQLWTDQRARTGRAQPEWLTPPDFVDWREQNKTFSSMASYQNWAPTITGAGDPEALNGLMVSGDFFRTLGVSAEVGRTLTAADDDPAAEPVVVLSDAFWRTRFGGDRGIVNREIQLNGQSWRVVGVMPPAFRAPVAISMVVFRPVRRPATSGCGRGCIVLRAVGRLKPGITLAQAQADIGTIARHEAEAYPETNQKVGAWLIPLHEQVTGPTRQPLLALTAAVALVLLIACVNLANLLLLRGETRARELTVRAALGAGRGRLLRQLMTEGVLLAGIGGLLGLALAAVASRALAAVVPPIVQQMQQVAVNGTVVAFTALTTVTAGMLFSLLPAIRSTGYDHLGLLRSGVRAGNAHRNRLQHSLVAGQLALAVILLVGAGLLIRSLASMEHVDLGYRSEGVLFDALALPASRYDNARAMSMMSSILEQLRANPAIRSAEITDQPPLSAGDQDMTAIPVGEPFDPNAPPSLWYRATSPGYLQQMHLHLVAGRYFGNGDRAGSTPVGIVNAEAARKLWHGENPVGRTLAAGPEAAAPRLTVVGVIATDHADGPNQPVKGELFVPLGQVPVNGFTVVIEPAHGDAAAIAALRSTLHAADPLLPFAEPVAIESTVSDVVALPRLYAIVIGVFATVALALAIIGVYGVMAYVVAQRHREIGVRLALGASPSVIRRLMLWRGVRLAIIGAVAGLTGAAALTRLLGSLLFGVSATDPMTFAGVPLILGAVALVACWIPARRAMRIDPIEAIRAE from the coding sequence ATGAAGCGCCGCTTCGATTGGCCGCACGGCCGCGATCAGGTCAATCAGGACGTCGATCGCGAGCTGTCGTTCCATCTCGACGAACGGCGCCGCGAACTGATCGCGGCCGGTGCCTCGCCCGACGACGCCGACCGCGCCGCACGCGACGAGTTCGGCGACCGTGCCTCGATCGAATCGGAGGTGCGGACGCTGCGGCGCGACACCGTACGCGCTCGCCTTCGTCGCAACTGGTGGGACGATGTCGGCCAGGATCTCCGGATCGCGGTCCGCAGTCTCCGCCGCGCTCCCGGGTTCACTGTCGTCGCGCTGCTTACGCTCGCCCTCGGCATCGGCGCCAACAGCGCGGTCTTCTCCGTCGTCAACGGCGTCCTGCTCAGACCGCTGCCGTACCCCGCCGCAGGACAGCTCGTGCAACTCTGGACCGATCAGCGTGCGCGCACTGGCCGGGCGCAGCCCGAGTGGCTCACGCCACCGGACTTTGTCGACTGGCGCGAGCAGAACAAGACCTTTTCGAGCATGGCATCGTACCAGAATTGGGCGCCAACGATCACCGGTGCCGGCGACCCCGAAGCACTCAACGGATTGATGGTGAGCGGCGATTTCTTCCGGACCCTTGGCGTGAGCGCCGAGGTCGGCCGCACACTCACGGCCGCAGACGACGACCCCGCCGCGGAGCCGGTCGTCGTGCTGAGCGACGCGTTCTGGCGCACCAGATTCGGCGGCGATCGCGGAATCGTCAATCGGGAGATTCAGCTCAACGGGCAGTCATGGCGCGTGGTCGGCGTGATGCCGCCGGCGTTTCGCGCGCCGGTCGCAATTTCGATGGTGGTCTTCCGTCCCGTTCGGCGTCCGGCGACCAGTGGATGCGGGCGCGGCTGCATAGTGCTGCGGGCAGTCGGGCGCCTGAAGCCGGGTATCACACTGGCGCAGGCACAGGCCGATATCGGTACCATCGCGCGTCACGAGGCGGAGGCGTATCCCGAGACCAACCAGAAGGTCGGCGCGTGGCTCATCCCGTTGCACGAGCAGGTCACCGGCCCGACACGCCAACCCCTCCTCGCGCTGACGGCTGCGGTCGCACTGGTCCTGCTGATCGCGTGCGTCAACCTCGCCAACCTTCTTCTCCTCCGCGGCGAAACTCGGGCGCGCGAGCTCACCGTGCGCGCCGCTCTCGGCGCCGGCCGCGGGCGGCTGCTGCGTCAGTTGATGACAGAAGGGGTTCTTCTCGCCGGCATCGGTGGTCTGCTCGGCCTGGCGCTCGCGGCAGTGGCGTCACGCGCGCTCGCGGCGGTCGTCCCGCCGATCGTGCAGCAGATGCAGCAGGTCGCCGTGAACGGCACCGTGGTGGCGTTCACCGCGTTGACGACTGTCACTGCTGGAATGCTCTTCTCGCTACTCCCCGCCATCCGGTCGACCGGCTACGACCACCTCGGCCTCCTTCGTTCAGGAGTGCGTGCAGGAAACGCGCACCGCAATCGGCTCCAGCACTCCCTCGTCGCCGGGCAACTCGCGCTCGCGGTGATTCTCCTCGTTGGCGCGGGACTCCTGATCCGGAGTCTTGCCTCGATGGAGCACGTCGATCTCGGCTATCGCAGTGAGGGAGTGCTCTTCGACGCCCTCGCGCTCCCGGCTTCGCGGTATGACAATGCCAGGGCGATGTCGATGATGAGCAGCATTCTCGAGCAACTGCGCGCCAACCCGGCGATCAGGTCGGCGGAGATCACCGATCAGCCGCCGCTCAGCGCCGGCGATCAGGACATGACGGCAATTCCGGTCGGCGAACCATTCGACCCGAATGCGCCACCGAGTCTCTGGTATCGGGCGACCTCACCCGGGTATCTGCAACAGATGCACCTGCATCTCGTGGCCGGGCGGTACTTCGGCAACGGCGATCGCGCCGGTTCGACACCAGTCGGGATCGTCAACGCCGAGGCGGCGCGCAAACTCTGGCATGGAGAGAATCCTGTCGGCCGCACGCTTGCCGCCGGGCCCGAAGCCGCGGCACCGCGTCTCACGGTGGTGGGGGTGATCGCAACCGATCACGCCGATGGTCCCAATCAGCCGGTCAAGGGTGAGCTCTTCGTCCCGCTCGGGCAGGTTCCCGTCAACGGCTTCACTGTGGTGATCGAGCCGGCGCATGGGGACGCAGCCGCGATCGCAGCGCTCCGCTCGACGTTGCACGCCGCCGATCCACTCCTCCCGTTCGCCGAGCCGGTTGCGATCGAGAGTACGGTGAGCGATGTCGTGGCGCTGCCGCGGCTCTACGCCATCGTGATCGGTGTCTTCGCGACGGTGGCGCTCGCGCTGGCGATCATCGGGGTCTACGGCGTGATGGCATACGTGGTGGCGCAGCGTCACCGTGAAATCGGCGTTCGCCTCGCGCTCGGCGCATCGCCGTCCGTCATCCGTCGATTGATGCTCTGGCGCGGCGTGCGGCTGGCGATCATCGGCGCTGTCGCCGGGCTCACCGGCGCCGCGGCGCTGACCCGTCTCCTCGGATCGCTGCTCTTTGGGGTCAGCGCCACCGATCCGATGACCTTCGCCGGCGTCCCGCTGATTCTCGGCGCGGTGGCTCTTGTCGCGTGCTGGATTCCCGCGCGACGCGCCATGCGGATCGATCCGATCGAGGCGATCCGGGCCGAGTAG